The Streptomyces sp. NBC_00691 genome has a segment encoding these proteins:
- the pip gene encoding prolyl aminopeptidase: MYSDHIAPYDQGLLDVGDGNRIHWEVSGNPEGRPALVVHGGPGSGSSPRGRRLFDPEAYRLVLFDQRGCGRSTPHASDPAADMAVNTTAHLVADMERLREHLGIDRWLLYGGSWGSTLILAYAEAHPERVTEIVIAAVTTTRRSETAWLYDGVGRFFPEAHERFRAGAGGAADPVGAYAALMNHPDRAVREKAAADWCAWEDAVLSMEGMGTPYTDRVDDTRLGFVRICSHYFAHGAWLEEGALIRDAHRLAGIPGVLIHGRLDMGGPLGTAWELSRAWPDAELHVVETAGHLGGEETGKLILAALDRFAKG, from the coding sequence ATGTACTCCGACCACATCGCACCGTACGACCAGGGCCTGCTCGACGTGGGCGACGGCAACCGCATCCACTGGGAGGTCTCCGGCAACCCGGAGGGCCGGCCCGCGCTCGTCGTCCACGGCGGTCCGGGCTCCGGGTCCTCGCCGCGGGGTCGCCGTCTCTTCGACCCGGAGGCGTACCGCCTGGTCCTCTTCGACCAGCGGGGCTGCGGCCGTTCCACCCCACACGCGAGCGACCCGGCCGCCGACATGGCGGTGAACACCACCGCGCATCTGGTCGCCGACATGGAGCGGCTGCGCGAGCACCTGGGGATCGACCGCTGGCTGCTGTACGGCGGGTCCTGGGGCTCCACCCTGATCCTGGCGTACGCGGAGGCGCACCCGGAGCGGGTCACGGAGATCGTGATCGCGGCCGTGACGACGACCCGCCGTTCCGAGACGGCCTGGCTGTACGACGGGGTGGGACGGTTCTTCCCCGAGGCCCACGAGCGTTTCCGGGCGGGCGCCGGCGGGGCCGCGGACCCGGTGGGCGCCTACGCGGCCCTGATGAACCACCCCGACCGGGCCGTACGGGAGAAGGCCGCTGCCGACTGGTGCGCCTGGGAGGACGCGGTCCTGTCGATGGAGGGCATGGGCACTCCGTACACCGACCGGGTCGACGACACCCGGCTCGGTTTCGTCCGGATCTGCTCGCACTATTTCGCGCACGGCGCCTGGCTGGAGGAGGGTGCCCTGATCCGGGACGCCCATCGGCTCGCCGGCATCCCCGGGGTCCTGATCCATGGCCGGCTCGACATGGGCGGGCCGCTCGGTACCGCCTGGGAGCTGTCCCGGGCCTGGCCGGACGCCGAGCTGCACGTCGTCGAGACCGCCGGTCACCTGGGCGGGGAGGAGACGGGGAAGCTGATCCTCGCCGCCCTCGACCGCTTCGCGAAGGGGTGA
- a CDS encoding RBBP9/YdeN family alpha/beta hydrolase — MSDPSKTFLILHGYQNRRPPEHWQHWLARQLRARGHDVRYPQLPAPEAPVLGDWLDALDEHGTRPARGEFVVLAHSLSVLLWLRAGARRPAADRVLLVAPPSPPVTAGIPEIAAFADGLDLAETGLDARLVHGDGDPYCPDGADLHYGLPLGLDMDLVPGGKHLNPDSGYGEWPSLLEWCEDPSVRIEGR, encoded by the coding sequence ATGAGCGATCCCTCCAAGACCTTCCTCATCCTGCACGGCTACCAGAACCGCCGGCCCCCCGAGCACTGGCAGCACTGGCTCGCCCGGCAGCTGCGGGCCCGCGGGCACGACGTGCGTTATCCGCAGCTGCCCGCGCCCGAGGCCCCCGTGCTCGGCGACTGGCTCGACGCGCTCGACGAGCACGGCACCCGGCCCGCGCGGGGCGAGTTCGTCGTGCTCGCGCACAGCCTGTCCGTGCTGCTCTGGCTGCGGGCCGGCGCACGCCGGCCCGCGGCCGACCGGGTGCTGCTCGTCGCCCCGCCCTCGCCGCCCGTCACCGCCGGGATCCCCGAGATCGCGGCCTTCGCCGACGGACTGGACCTGGCGGAGACCGGGCTCGACGCGCGTCTCGTGCACGGCGACGGCGACCCCTACTGCCCCGACGGCGCCGACCTGCACTACGGTCTCCCGCTCGGCCTGGACATGGACCTCGTACCGGGCGGGAAGCACCTCAACCCCGACTCCGGGTACGGGGAATGGCCCTCGCTCCTGGAGTGGTGCGAGGACCCTTCGGTGCGGATCGAGGGTCGTTAG
- a CDS encoding excinuclease ABC subunit UvrA — MNHPVAADSHHVIQVRGARENNLRNVDVDLPKRRLTVFTGVSGSGKSSLVFGTIAAESQRLINETYSAFLQSFMPSLARPDVDGLHNLSAAIVVDQERMGANSRSTVGTATDAYTMLRIVFSRLGTPHVGTSGAFSFNLPEGMCPRCEGTGQISDIDVDELVDRTKSLNEGAITVPGYAVDSWMWQIMAHSGFYDPDKKLADFTEREWEDFLHKPSCKVKVGSNNFTYEGLVVKLQRTVLTKDREAMQAHIRAFVDRAVGFRTCPECEGARLTRAALSSRIDGVNIAECSAMQISDLAAFVRRIEDPAVAPLLAGLRELLDSLVEIGLGYLSLDRSSGTLSGGEAQRVKMVRHLGSPLTDVTYVFDEPTTGLHPHDVRRMNDLLLRLRDKGNTVLVVEHKPEVIEIADHVVDLGPRAGTAGGEICYSGNVPGLRTSGTLTGNHLAHRAKLRAEVRVPTGALSITGATQHNLKDVSVEIPAGVLTVVTGVAGSGKSSLIHGNLPGREGVVVADQSPIRGSRRSNPATYTGLLGPIRTAFAKANGVKPALFSANSEGACPRCNGLGLVYTDLAIAAGVASVCEECEGKRFTPEVLTYRLDGKNIHEVLSLSIEEAYDFFTAKSQARTILGRLKDVGLGYLRLGQPLNTLSGGERQRLKLAIHMAEKGAVYVLDEPTTGLHLADVDKLLALLDRIVESGNTVVVIEHHQAVMAHADWLIDLGPGAGHDGGRVVFEGTPAELVSKSDTLTAQHLREYVQA, encoded by the coding sequence ATGAACCACCCCGTCGCAGCGGACAGCCACCACGTCATCCAGGTCCGCGGGGCCAGGGAGAACAACCTCAGGAACGTCGACGTCGACCTCCCCAAGCGCCGCCTCACCGTCTTCACCGGAGTCTCCGGCTCCGGAAAGTCCTCCCTCGTCTTCGGCACCATCGCCGCCGAGTCGCAGCGCCTGATCAACGAGACCTACAGCGCCTTCCTGCAGTCCTTCATGCCGTCGCTCGCCCGCCCCGACGTCGACGGACTGCACAACCTGAGCGCCGCGATCGTCGTCGACCAGGAGCGGATGGGAGCCAACTCCCGCTCCACCGTGGGCACCGCCACCGACGCGTACACGATGCTGCGGATCGTCTTCAGCCGCCTCGGCACCCCGCACGTCGGCACCTCGGGCGCGTTCAGCTTCAACCTGCCCGAGGGCATGTGCCCGCGCTGCGAGGGCACCGGCCAGATCTCCGACATCGACGTCGACGAACTCGTCGACCGCACCAAGTCCCTCAACGAGGGCGCCATCACGGTGCCGGGCTACGCCGTCGACTCCTGGATGTGGCAGATCATGGCCCACTCCGGCTTCTACGACCCCGACAAGAAGCTCGCGGACTTCACCGAGCGGGAGTGGGAGGACTTCCTCCACAAGCCGTCCTGCAAGGTGAAGGTCGGCAGCAACAACTTCACCTACGAGGGCCTCGTGGTGAAGCTCCAGCGGACCGTCCTCACCAAGGACCGGGAGGCCATGCAGGCCCACATCCGCGCCTTCGTCGACCGGGCCGTCGGCTTCCGGACCTGCCCCGAGTGCGAGGGCGCCCGGCTCACCCGGGCCGCGCTGTCCTCCCGTATCGACGGGGTCAACATCGCCGAGTGCTCGGCGATGCAGATCAGCGACCTCGCCGCGTTCGTCCGCCGGATCGAGGACCCCGCCGTCGCGCCGCTCCTCGCCGGCCTGCGCGAACTCCTGGACTCGCTCGTCGAGATCGGCCTCGGCTACCTCTCCCTCGACCGGTCGTCCGGCACGCTCTCCGGCGGCGAGGCGCAGCGCGTGAAGATGGTCCGCCACCTCGGCTCCCCGCTCACCGACGTCACGTACGTCTTCGACGAGCCGACCACCGGACTGCACCCGCACGACGTGCGGCGCATGAACGACCTGCTCCTGCGGCTGCGCGACAAGGGCAACACCGTGCTCGTCGTCGAGCACAAGCCCGAGGTCATCGAGATCGCCGACCACGTCGTCGACCTCGGCCCGCGGGCCGGGACCGCGGGCGGCGAGATCTGCTACAGCGGAAACGTTCCGGGACTGCGCACCTCCGGCACCCTCACCGGGAACCACCTCGCGCACCGGGCGAAGCTCCGTGCGGAGGTACGGGTTCCCACCGGCGCGCTGAGCATCACCGGCGCCACCCAGCACAACCTCAAGGACGTCAGCGTCGAGATCCCTGCCGGGGTCCTGACCGTCGTCACGGGCGTGGCGGGCTCCGGCAAGTCCTCCCTCATCCACGGCAACCTGCCGGGCCGCGAAGGGGTCGTCGTCGCCGACCAGTCCCCCATCCGGGGCTCGCGCCGCTCGAACCCGGCGACGTACACCGGGCTCCTCGGCCCGATCCGTACGGCCTTCGCCAAGGCCAACGGCGTCAAGCCGGCCCTCTTCAGCGCCAACTCCGAGGGCGCCTGCCCGCGCTGCAACGGCCTCGGGCTGGTCTACACCGACCTCGCCATCGCGGCGGGCGTCGCGTCGGTCTGCGAGGAGTGCGAGGGGAAGAGGTTCACGCCCGAGGTCCTCACGTACCGGCTCGACGGCAAGAACATCCACGAGGTCCTGTCGCTGTCGATCGAGGAGGCGTACGACTTCTTCACGGCGAAGAGCCAGGCCCGCACGATCCTCGGACGCCTCAAGGACGTAGGCCTCGGCTACCTCCGCCTCGGACAGCCCCTGAACACGCTCTCCGGCGGCGAGCGGCAGCGCCTCAAGCTGGCGATCCACATGGCGGAGAAGGGCGCGGTGTACGTCCTGGACGAGCCGACCACCGGGCTCCACCTGGCCGACGTCGACAAACTGCTCGCCCTCCTCGACCGGATCGTCGAGTCCGGCAACACGGTCGTCGTGATCGAACACCACCAGGCCGTGATGGCCCACGCGGACTGGCTGATCGACCTGGGCCCCGGGGCGGGGCATGACGGGGGGCGCGTGGTGTTCGAGGGGACGCCGGCGGAACTGGTCTCGAAGTCGGACACCCTGACGGCCCAGCACCTCCGGGAGTACGTGCAGGCCTGA